The proteins below are encoded in one region of Effusibacillus dendaii:
- the tmk gene encoding dTMP kinase codes for MAGLFITFEGPDGAGKSTQVKKLADWLSASGIACRVTREPGGTPLADKIRQMLLDPANEAMVPKTEALLYAASRAQHVAEVIRPALQNGQVVICDRYTDASIAYQAVGLGLSPDMIRRWSEEATDGLWPDRTFLLDLPAELGMARIRERGGPDRIEGRGIEYHQRVRDTFLALAEREPERFIVLDSRQTIDELAERIRQEMKRLIGK; via the coding sequence ATGGCAGGATTGTTTATTACGTTTGAAGGCCCTGATGGTGCGGGCAAATCGACCCAGGTGAAAAAATTGGCCGATTGGCTTTCCGCATCAGGAATTGCCTGCCGAGTTACCAGGGAACCGGGCGGTACACCGCTTGCGGATAAAATTCGCCAGATGCTGCTCGACCCGGCAAATGAAGCAATGGTGCCGAAAACGGAAGCATTGCTTTATGCAGCATCCCGCGCGCAGCATGTGGCGGAAGTGATCCGGCCTGCCCTGCAAAATGGACAAGTGGTCATCTGTGATCGCTATACGGACGCAAGTATCGCTTACCAAGCAGTAGGGCTTGGCCTATCGCCTGACATGATTCGTCGCTGGAGCGAAGAAGCGACAGACGGGTTGTGGCCGGATCGCACGTTTTTGCTTGACCTTCCGGCGGAATTGGGAATGGCTCGCATCCGTGAGAGGGGGGGCCCTGATCGGATCGAAGGTCGGGGAATCGAATACCATCAACGCGTTCGAGACACATTTTTGGCGCTGGCGGAAAGGGAACCTGAGCGGTTTATCGTTTTGGACAGCCGCCAGACGATCGACGAGCTGGCAGAACGAATCCGGCAGGAAATGAAACGACTGATCGGCAAGTGA
- a CDS encoding YaaR family protein — protein MKINRRSGSFIEQLGLREDKPVHDANQAVFRDMLSLSKSRLAKSELDKLLQSIDQLGKELAKQRSWRAMMQYKERIRIFLEEVVKTGYGIKEKQGFDRRGRVKLYKIISELDDLMAQLAAEVLSEEKDELEILAKIGDIRGLLVNLYS, from the coding sequence ATGAAAATCAACAGACGATCCGGCAGTTTTATCGAACAGTTGGGGCTTCGTGAGGACAAACCGGTTCATGATGCAAACCAAGCGGTCTTTCGGGATATGCTTTCCCTGTCAAAAAGCAGACTTGCAAAATCCGAATTGGACAAATTGCTGCAATCCATCGATCAACTGGGGAAAGAACTGGCCAAACAGCGGTCGTGGCGAGCCATGATGCAATATAAAGAACGGATCCGGATTTTTCTCGAAGAAGTTGTCAAAACCGGTTACGGAATCAAAGAAAAACAAGGGTTTGACCGGCGGGGGCGTGTGAAATTGTACAAAATTATCTCGGAACTCGATGACTTGATGGCACAGTTGGCGGCAGAAGTATTAAGCGAAGAAAAGGATGAACTGGAAATTTTGGCAAAGATCGGCGATATTCGAGGATTGCTGGTTAATCTGTATTCATAA
- a CDS encoding tRNA1(Val) (adenine(37)-N6)-methyltransferase, which translates to MPFELRTGERLDDLMAHGRHIIQSEEVFSFSLDAVLLAHYATVRPNDRILDLGTGNGVIPVLLTTRVTSPVRQIVGVELQERLADMARRTVEGNGLQDTIQIVQGNIKEVGTLFLQGHFDLVTCNPPYLPVGQGDANANEHVRIARHEVACTLADAVSAAGRMVKNGGKVAFVHRPDRMVDLFYQMRQEQLEPKRMRLVFPRIHQKPNIVLVEAIKHGKSDLKIDPPLIIYREDGSWSPEVAAIYNGRSLI; encoded by the coding sequence ATGCCATTTGAACTGAGAACGGGTGAACGTTTGGATGATTTAATGGCGCATGGGCGGCACATTATCCAGAGTGAAGAAGTGTTTTCCTTCTCGCTGGATGCTGTATTGTTGGCTCACTATGCAACGGTTCGGCCAAACGATCGGATACTGGATCTGGGGACAGGGAATGGCGTGATACCCGTTCTTTTAACAACCCGCGTAACCAGTCCGGTACGTCAAATTGTCGGGGTAGAGCTGCAGGAGCGCTTGGCTGACATGGCGCGACGAACGGTCGAGGGAAACGGACTGCAGGATACCATCCAAATCGTGCAGGGAAATATAAAAGAAGTAGGAACTCTTTTTCTGCAGGGCCATTTTGATTTGGTGACTTGCAATCCACCCTATTTGCCGGTTGGACAAGGAGATGCAAACGCAAACGAGCATGTGCGGATTGCCCGTCATGAGGTAGCCTGTACGCTGGCGGATGCCGTGTCGGCTGCCGGACGGATGGTGAAAAACGGCGGCAAGGTAGCGTTTGTTCATCGCCCGGACCGAATGGTCGACCTGTTCTATCAAATGAGGCAGGAACAGTTGGAACCTAAACGGATGCGGCTGGTGTTTCCGCGTATTCATCAGAAGCCAAACATCGTGCTGGTAGAAGCGATCAAACACGGCAAATCGGATCTGAAAATCGATCCTCCCCTCATCATTTACCGGGAGGACGGCAGTTGGAGCCCGGAGGTCGCAGCAATCTATAACGGTAGGAGTCTAATCTGA
- the rsmI gene encoding 16S rRNA (cytidine(1402)-2'-O)-methyltransferase, which produces MEKKYSYRQTEEGKLYLVATPIGNLQDMTFRAVEVLRQASVIAAEDTRQTWKLLNHFEMEGPRLISYHEHNKPKAEKEILELLRQGQTVALVTDAGTPAISDPGEDLVRAVIDSGFPVISIPGACAAITALVASGLPTRQFSFVGFLPRERKHRIKELAYWKRRTETLIFYEAPHRIRETVEDLLAELGNRHISAARELTKRYEEFARGTLEEFKQLLDEQPAKGEYVLVVAGCSPEEAEVEEDVWWRGLSVSDHVDALIGQGIAKKDAIKQAAKQRGQSKRDVYQAVLQAEADEK; this is translated from the coding sequence ATGGAAAAAAAATACAGTTATCGTCAAACAGAAGAGGGAAAGCTGTATCTGGTGGCGACCCCGATCGGCAATTTGCAGGATATGACATTTCGTGCAGTAGAAGTTCTCCGCCAGGCATCCGTGATTGCGGCGGAAGACACGCGCCAGACGTGGAAGCTGCTGAACCATTTTGAAATGGAAGGCCCCCGTCTCATCTCTTATCATGAACATAATAAACCGAAAGCAGAAAAAGAGATTCTGGAACTGCTGCGGCAGGGGCAAACGGTTGCCTTGGTGACCGATGCAGGAACGCCGGCCATTTCCGATCCTGGCGAGGATCTTGTACGGGCAGTTATCGATTCGGGGTTTCCAGTGATTTCGATTCCTGGTGCCTGTGCCGCGATTACAGCGTTGGTTGCATCGGGACTCCCAACCCGCCAATTCTCATTTGTTGGGTTTTTGCCAAGAGAACGGAAACATCGCATAAAAGAGTTGGCTTACTGGAAGAGACGCACGGAAACACTGATTTTCTACGAAGCGCCGCATCGAATTCGTGAGACGGTAGAGGATCTGCTTGCCGAACTGGGAAATCGGCATATTTCAGCGGCCCGAGAACTAACCAAACGATATGAGGAGTTTGCACGAGGAACACTGGAGGAGTTTAAACAACTGCTTGACGAACAACCGGCCAAGGGGGAGTATGTGCTGGTGGTGGCAGGTTGTTCGCCTGAGGAAGCGGAAGTTGAGGAGGACGTTTGGTGGCGGGGGTTATCTGTGTCCGATCATGTAGATGCGTTGATCGGTCAAGGGATCGCAAAAAAAGATGCGATCAAACAAGCAGCCAAGCAGCGCGGCCAGTCAAAACGGGATGTCTATCAAGCAGTATTGCAGGCAGAAGCGGATGAAAAATAA
- a CDS encoding TatD family hydrolase, translating to MLFDSHCHLNSDSFDENDVLEMIHTARDQKVVQILVPGYDMKSSERAIELADNWQGVYAAIGIHPNDANGTTDEMYDQLREWAKLPYVVAIGEIGLDYHWDTTPKEVQFEVFRRQIALAKEVKLPIIIHDREAHADIVRILQEEGAREVGGIMHCFSGSWEMARDCMEMNFMISFGGPVTFKNAKRPQEVAKKIPLDYLLVETDSPYLTPEPYRGKPNQPLYVRYIAEKIAELREMDFADVCEITSANAERIFKVRNPFVSM from the coding sequence TTGTTATTCGATTCCCATTGTCATTTGAACAGTGACAGTTTTGACGAGAATGATGTATTGGAAATGATTCATACGGCGCGCGATCAGAAAGTGGTTCAGATTTTGGTGCCGGGTTATGATATGAAATCTTCTGAACGGGCAATCGAATTGGCGGACAACTGGCAGGGTGTCTATGCGGCGATTGGCATTCATCCAAACGATGCGAACGGCACAACGGACGAAATGTATGACCAGTTGCGTGAATGGGCGAAACTGCCTTATGTTGTGGCAATCGGTGAGATCGGACTGGATTATCATTGGGATACAACACCGAAAGAAGTACAGTTTGAAGTGTTTCGCAGGCAAATTGCATTGGCCAAGGAAGTCAAATTGCCGATCATCATTCATGACAGGGAAGCACATGCTGATATTGTCCGGATTTTGCAGGAAGAAGGCGCTCGGGAAGTCGGCGGTATCATGCATTGTTTCTCCGGCTCTTGGGAAATGGCACGCGACTGTATGGAAATGAATTTTATGATTTCATTTGGTGGCCCTGTCACATTTAAGAATGCCAAACGGCCGCAGGAAGTGGCAAAAAAGATACCACTCGATTATTTGTTGGTGGAAACGGATTCCCCCTATTTAACACCCGAACCCTACCGCGGGAAACCGAATCAACCGCTCTATGTACGTTATATAGCGGAAAAAATCGCTGAACTGCGCGAAATGGATTTTGCCGACGTATGCGAAATTACTTCTGCCAATGCAGAACGGATTTTTAAAGTACGAAATCCGTTTGTTTCGATGTGA
- the rsmA gene encoding 16S rRNA (adenine(1518)-N(6)/adenine(1519)-N(6))-dimethyltransferase RsmA, which produces MKRLVNPSVTRQVIDQFGFHFKKQLGQNFLIDANILGKIVEAAELTEVDGAIEIGPGIGTLTQALAERAGKVVAIEKDDRLIPILSDTLNEYANVSVHHGDVLEIDLPELIAAYLGDRRVSVVANLPYYVTTPILMKLLEERIPLHAIVVMVQKEVAERMAAAPGGKEYGALTIAVQYYSEPHIVCRVPRTAFMPQPNVESIVIQLKLRKKPAVDVISEALFFQVVKASFAQRRKTILNNLQNNFPVSGGRETVLHVLREADIDPMRRGETLSLQEFARLSDQFALLEQGS; this is translated from the coding sequence ATGAAACGTCTCGTGAACCCGTCAGTCACCCGACAGGTGATTGATCAATTTGGCTTTCATTTTAAAAAGCAGTTGGGGCAAAACTTTCTTATTGATGCGAACATTCTCGGCAAAATTGTAGAGGCGGCCGAGCTGACAGAAGTAGATGGGGCGATCGAAATTGGACCCGGTATTGGAACGCTTACGCAGGCTTTGGCAGAACGGGCGGGTAAGGTTGTGGCTATTGAAAAAGACGACCGGCTAATCCCGATTTTGTCGGATACTCTAAATGAGTATGCGAATGTTTCTGTGCATCATGGGGATGTATTGGAAATCGATCTCCCGGAACTGATTGCCGCCTATTTAGGTGATCGGCGTGTAAGCGTGGTGGCCAATTTGCCTTATTATGTGACGACTCCTATTTTGATGAAGCTTTTGGAAGAAAGAATACCGCTGCACGCGATTGTCGTGATGGTGCAGAAAGAAGTGGCGGAACGGATGGCTGCCGCACCTGGCGGAAAAGAGTACGGGGCGTTAACTATCGCGGTTCAATATTATTCGGAGCCGCATATCGTTTGCCGCGTTCCTCGAACTGCGTTTATGCCGCAGCCGAATGTGGAGTCGATCGTCATTCAGCTGAAACTTCGCAAGAAACCGGCTGTCGACGTAATAAGCGAAGCCCTGTTTTTTCAAGTTGTGAAAGCGAGTTTTGCACAAAGAAGGAAAACCATTTTAAACAATTTGCAAAACAATTTTCCAGTGTCGGGCGGCAGGGAAACCGTTTTGCATGTCTTGCGGGAAGCGGACATTGACCCGATGCGGCGAGGGGAGACGCTCTCGTTACAGGAATTTGCTCGTTTATCAGATCAGTTTGCCCTGTTGGAGCAGGGAAGCTGA
- a CDS encoding MHYT domain-containing protein has translation MGIEWQLCIETTRIFNRYTGVSIAGEITYNLPILILSMTVAVFASFSSFWILVKRMPGRRRGYGSVQKRARCYGTQRNTERDQEK, from the coding sequence TTGGGGATAGAATGGCAACTGTGTATTGAAACAACCCGGATTTTTAACAGATATACTGGCGTTTCAATTGCCGGTGAAATTACATACAATCTGCCCATCCTGATTTTATCCATGACAGTAGCTGTTTTCGCTTCTTTCTCTTCATTTTGGATATTGGTAAAGCGGATGCCCGGTCGAAGGCGAGGTTACGGGAGTGTACAGAAAAGAGCAAGATGTTACGGAACACAAAGAAACACAGAGCGCGATCAAGAAAAGTGA
- a CDS encoding ribonuclease H-like YkuK family protein, translating into MQFLSPTKGFLTLDEVIGDICEFVGNDPNNQYKVIIGSDSQNRYEKGVTVFVTAIIAHRVGKGARYYIYRKTSREIRSLKQRMFTEASYSLLLSQEMSQRIPQICGDHLEIHLDIGEKGATKSLIKDLVGWVTASGYIAKFKPNSFGASKVADRYTRSWG; encoded by the coding sequence GTGCAGTTCCTGAGTCCGACAAAAGGGTTTCTGACGTTGGATGAAGTGATCGGTGACATTTGTGAATTTGTAGGAAATGATCCAAATAACCAATACAAGGTGATTATTGGATCTGATTCGCAAAATCGTTACGAAAAGGGAGTTACGGTGTTTGTTACCGCCATTATTGCGCACCGTGTAGGGAAAGGCGCTCGCTATTACATTTATCGGAAAACATCCCGTGAAATACGTTCCTTAAAGCAGCGAATGTTTACAGAAGCATCCTACTCCCTGTTGTTGTCCCAGGAAATGTCGCAGCGAATTCCGCAAATATGCGGAGATCATCTGGAGATTCATTTGGATATCGGAGAAAAAGGAGCCACAAAGTCATTAATTAAAGATCTTGTCGGTTGGGTAACAGCTTCCGGCTACATCGCCAAATTTAAACCGAACTCGTTTGGAGCTTCCAAAGTGGCTGATCGGTATACGCGGTCTTGGGGATAG
- the rnmV gene encoding ribonuclease M5: MNPILKIKEVIVVEGLHDKDAIDRAVKADCLISGGSAVSETFLRQVERAQKERGVIIFTDPDYPGERIRKIVAQRVPGCKHAFLPKEEAIANGDLGIENASPESIRRALETVRTEWAGGDEQFSWAEMVEHGLNGAPNSAELRDRLGRLLGIGYGNAKTFWKRLNMLGVTREEWEWAWRQMEQKPNDGSP; encoded by the coding sequence ATGAATCCGATTTTAAAAATTAAAGAAGTCATTGTGGTGGAAGGTCTGCATGACAAAGATGCGATCGATCGGGCGGTGAAAGCGGATTGTTTGATTTCCGGCGGTTCGGCGGTATCTGAAACATTTTTGCGGCAGGTGGAGCGGGCGCAGAAAGAGCGGGGCGTAATTATTTTTACAGATCCCGATTATCCGGGCGAGCGAATTCGCAAAATTGTAGCCCAACGGGTTCCCGGCTGCAAGCATGCCTTTTTGCCAAAAGAAGAGGCGATTGCAAATGGGGATCTGGGAATCGAAAACGCCTCTCCGGAAAGCATTCGGCGAGCCCTGGAAACTGTACGCACGGAATGGGCGGGGGGCGACGAGCAGTTCAGTTGGGCAGAAATGGTTGAGCATGGCTTAAACGGTGCGCCAAATTCGGCGGAACTGCGCGACCGATTGGGTCGTTTGCTGGGAATTGGTTACGGAAATGCGAAAACGTTCTGGAAACGACTGAATATGCTTGGCGTTACGCGTGAAGAATGGGAATGGGCATGGCGACAGATGGAGCAGAAACCGAATGACGGCAGCCCGTAA
- the holB gene encoding DNA polymerase III subunit delta' yields MSGQPPMESFSIQLLKQILTSGRLAHAYLFTGPDEMGMKAAALYFAKGIFCMAQNLERPCGQCSNCRRIENGNYPDLVVLEPDGPSIKIQQVREIQKSFALKAMEGNRKVYIITRADLMTVEAANALLKFLEEPSTPITAILLSNRKESMLPTIVSRCQFVPFFRMPVETIQQILQAEGISVGKAKLAASIRQTVDSAKQLTAYDRFAEIANLVIQLTEEIHLKRGNPLFLIQDKIIKPDWSPEDVETFLDCLAWWYRDLLLAKLDITDGLVYENQHTRIQSQAALYDSEHLAQMVEVVLLAKKRLQSQANRQLMLERMVLQLQGEF; encoded by the coding sequence ATGAGCGGGCAGCCGCCGATGGAATCGTTTTCGATCCAATTGTTAAAGCAAATTTTGACCAGCGGTCGTTTGGCTCATGCGTATCTGTTCACAGGTCCCGATGAGATGGGCATGAAAGCGGCCGCCCTTTATTTTGCAAAGGGAATTTTTTGTATGGCGCAAAATTTGGAACGCCCCTGCGGACAATGCAGCAATTGCCGAAGAATCGAAAACGGCAACTATCCGGACCTTGTGGTTCTTGAACCGGATGGACCATCGATTAAAATCCAACAGGTTCGCGAGATTCAGAAATCGTTTGCTTTAAAAGCGATGGAAGGAAACCGCAAGGTGTATATCATAACGAGAGCCGACTTGATGACGGTAGAAGCGGCCAATGCGCTGTTGAAATTTCTGGAGGAGCCGAGCACTCCGATAACTGCCATTTTGCTGTCGAACCGAAAGGAAAGCATGCTCCCCACGATTGTTTCCCGTTGTCAATTTGTCCCCTTTTTCCGCATGCCAGTTGAAACCATACAACAAATATTACAGGCGGAGGGAATATCTGTCGGTAAGGCAAAATTGGCCGCAAGCATAAGGCAAACGGTTGACTCTGCCAAACAGTTGACCGCCTATGATCGATTTGCGGAAATAGCAAATCTGGTGATACAATTAACAGAAGAAATTCATTTAAAAAGGGGCAATCCTCTTTTTCTGATACAGGATAAAATCATCAAGCCCGACTGGAGTCCGGAAGATGTGGAAACATTCCTTGATTGCCTGGCTTGGTGGTATCGAGATCTGTTGCTTGCGAAACTGGACATAACAGACGGGTTGGTATATGAAAACCAACACACCCGTATTCAGTCTCAAGCAGCGTTGTATGATTCGGAACATTTGGCGCAGATGGTAGAGGTTGTCCTGTTGGCCAAAAAACGTTTACAATCCCAAGCGAACCGGCAGTTGATGTTGGAACGTATGGTATTGCAGCTGCAGGGGGAATTTTAG
- a CDS encoding initiation-control protein YabA: protein MDKQAVFAQVAELEERIGELYGELGSLKKKIIDLLEENSKLQVENGNLRDRLEGQTSKSGGQQSSVGGFNALTKLYEEGFHICNIHYGSIRTEGDCLFCQSFLQKS from the coding sequence ATGGACAAACAAGCGGTGTTTGCCCAGGTGGCTGAACTGGAGGAGCGAATTGGGGAGCTCTACGGGGAGTTAGGAAGCCTGAAGAAAAAAATTATCGACTTGTTGGAAGAAAACTCCAAACTACAGGTGGAAAACGGCAACCTGCGTGATCGGCTGGAAGGGCAAACTTCAAAGAGCGGCGGGCAACAGTCGTCAGTTGGTGGATTTAATGCACTGACCAAACTGTATGAAGAAGGGTTTCACATCTGTAATATTCATTACGGCTCGATTCGAACCGAAGGAGATTGTTTGTTTTGTCAGTCGTTTTTGCAGAAATCGTAA
- the metG gene encoding methionine--tRNA ligase has translation MSRPTFYITTPIYYPNDKLHIGHAYTTVAADAMARYKRLRGYDTFFLTGTDEHGQKIERRAAEAKKNPQQFVDEIILWIKDLWRELDISYDDFIRTTEDRHKQVVQKIFQRFLEQGDIYLAEYEGLYCTPDEAFWTERQAPDRKCPDCGRDLELVREKSYFFRMSKYVDRLLAYYEENPDFIQPESRKNEMINNFIKPGLEDLCVSRTTFDWGIKVPKDPEHVIYVWIDALSNYITAIGYLSEDPQKQAMFERYWPADVHLVGKEIIRFHTIYWPIMLMALGLPLPKKVFGHGWLLMKDGKMSKSKGNVIDPKVLINRYGVDAIRYFLLREVPFGADGVFTPEALIQRMNYDLANDLGNLLSRTTAMIERYFGGEVPSRADLSELDRGLQSLAVSTVEKVEEAMDKMEFSVALTAIWQLVSRTNKYIDETAPWNLAKEEANKPRLATVMYHLAETIRIISILIQPFMTRTPKAMWNQLGISEGPLTEWDSTHQFGLLPSGTRIAKGEPIFPRLDLKFEVEYLDATTGARQANQAAAHGTGVSQPAPVTQEKSAVGQVQAKVADESTGLITIDDFAKVELRVAQVLQAEKIEKADKLLKLQLDVGTEKRQVVSGIAKFYTPEELVNQKVILVANLKPVKLRGVESHGMILAASEGDRLVLATVSSDIPNGAIVK, from the coding sequence ATGTCACGACCAACTTTTTACATTACGACGCCGATTTATTATCCGAACGACAAACTGCATATCGGTCACGCGTACACAACGGTTGCGGCAGACGCTATGGCTCGTTACAAACGGTTGCGCGGATATGACACGTTTTTTTTGACGGGCACGGACGAACACGGTCAAAAGATAGAACGCCGGGCGGCAGAAGCAAAAAAAAACCCGCAGCAGTTTGTTGATGAAATCATTCTCTGGATTAAAGATTTGTGGCGGGAACTGGATATCTCTTACGACGATTTCATTCGTACGACAGAAGATCGGCATAAACAAGTGGTTCAAAAAATATTTCAGCGTTTTCTCGAACAAGGGGACATTTACCTGGCGGAATATGAGGGGTTGTACTGTACGCCAGATGAAGCATTCTGGACGGAACGGCAGGCGCCTGACAGGAAATGTCCGGACTGCGGCCGGGATCTGGAATTGGTGCGGGAGAAGAGTTACTTCTTCCGGATGAGCAAATATGTGGACCGGCTGCTTGCCTATTATGAGGAAAACCCGGACTTTATTCAACCGGAGTCCCGCAAAAACGAAATGATTAACAATTTTATCAAACCGGGGTTGGAAGATTTGTGCGTTTCCCGTACGACGTTTGATTGGGGAATCAAAGTTCCAAAGGATCCGGAACATGTGATTTATGTTTGGATTGACGCATTGTCGAATTACATTACAGCGATCGGGTATTTATCGGAAGACCCGCAAAAACAAGCAATGTTTGAGCGGTATTGGCCGGCAGACGTACACCTTGTGGGAAAAGAGATTATCCGATTCCATACCATTTATTGGCCGATTATGTTGATGGCACTGGGGCTGCCGCTTCCGAAAAAAGTGTTTGGACACGGCTGGCTGTTGATGAAAGACGGTAAAATGTCGAAATCAAAAGGGAACGTCATTGATCCGAAAGTGTTGATCAATCGATACGGTGTGGATGCGATCCGCTATTTCCTGCTGCGCGAGGTGCCGTTTGGTGCGGATGGCGTGTTTACGCCGGAAGCGCTGATTCAACGGATGAACTACGATTTGGCAAACGATCTGGGAAATCTGTTGAGCCGCACAACCGCGATGATTGAGCGGTATTTTGGGGGAGAGGTGCCAAGCCGGGCGGACCTTTCGGAACTTGATCGAGGCCTCCAATCATTGGCTGTCAGCACAGTTGAAAAAGTGGAAGAAGCAATGGACAAGATGGAGTTTTCGGTTGCGTTGACAGCCATTTGGCAACTCGTTTCACGCACCAACAAATATATTGATGAGACAGCTCCCTGGAATTTGGCGAAAGAGGAAGCAAACAAACCGCGATTGGCTACCGTGATGTATCATTTGGCGGAGACTATCCGGATCATTTCCATTCTGATTCAACCGTTCATGACACGCACACCGAAAGCAATGTGGAATCAGTTGGGAATTTCGGAAGGGCCATTGACCGAATGGGACAGCACGCACCAGTTCGGATTATTGCCAAGCGGTACCCGTATCGCCAAGGGGGAGCCGATTTTCCCGCGTTTGGATCTGAAATTTGAAGTCGAATATCTGGATGCGACGACCGGGGCACGCCAAGCGAACCAAGCGGCTGCTCATGGTACAGGCGTTTCGCAACCGGCTCCCGTCACACAGGAAAAATCGGCTGTTGGGCAAGTGCAGGCGAAAGTGGCAGATGAGTCAACCGGGCTGATTACGATCGACGATTTTGCCAAAGTCGAACTGCGTGTTGCGCAGGTCTTACAGGCAGAGAAAATCGAAAAAGCAGACAAACTGTTAAAACTGCAGTTGGATGTCGGCACGGAAAAACGGCAGGTGGTTTCAGGCATTGCCAAGTTTTACACACCGGAAGAACTTGTTAACCAAAAAGTGATTCTGGTTGCCAACCTGAAGCCGGTCAAGCTGCGGGGAGTGGAATCGCACGGAATGATTCTGGCCGCGTCGGAAGGAGATCGACTCGTGTTGGCTACGGTCTCGTCCGATATTCCAAACGGTGCCATAGTAAAATAA
- a CDS encoding ATP-binding protein, which translates to MYRKEQDVTEHKETQSAIKKSEEKYRNLVENLPEAFRIARQGRWLYLNLLKNAIESMPNGGRIVTELKQSDGRVSIRFIDQGCGIPKDMLKKLGQTFLTTKEKGTGLGLMVSCQIIESHKETIHFESEEQKGTTVHLSLPVVRQVRQLKFPANVKMPAS; encoded by the coding sequence GTGTACAGAAAAGAGCAAGATGTTACGGAACACAAAGAAACACAGAGCGCGATCAAGAAAAGTGAAGAGAAGTACCGTAATCTTGTGGAAAATCTGCCGGAAGCGTTTCGGATTGCAAGGCAAGGACGATGGCTTTATCTGAATCTCTTAAAAAACGCGATTGAATCGATGCCAAATGGCGGACGTATTGTAACTGAATTGAAACAATCAGACGGCCGTGTATCTATCCGGTTTATTGACCAAGGCTGCGGAATCCCAAAGGATATGCTGAAAAAACTGGGGCAAACCTTCCTTACCACCAAAGAAAAGGGAACCGGGCTCGGGTTGATGGTCAGCTGCCAGATTATTGAAAGCCATAAAGAGACCATCCATTTTGAGAGCGAGGAACAGAAAGGAACGACGGTGCACCTTTCGTTGCCTGTGGTACGCCAAGTAAGACAGCTCAAGTTTCCGGCTAATGTGAAGATGCCTGCTAGTTAA
- a CDS encoding AbrB/MazE/SpoVT family DNA-binding domain-containing protein, translating into MKSTGIVRKVDELGRVVIPIELRRTLGIGEKDALEIYVDSDRIILRKYEPACIFCGQADEIVHFKGKNVCPTCISEMNQ; encoded by the coding sequence ATGAAATCGACCGGTATCGTACGTAAGGTTGATGAATTGGGTCGCGTCGTGATTCCGATTGAGTTGCGCAGAACCTTGGGGATCGGGGAAAAAGACGCTTTGGAAATTTATGTCGATTCTGACCGAATCATTCTGCGAAAATATGAACCAGCTTGTATTTTTTGTGGACAAGCGGATGAGATTGTTCATTTTAAAGGCAAAAATGTCTGCCCGACCTGTATTTCCGAAATGAACCAATAA